In Trifolium pratense cultivar HEN17-A07 linkage group LG7, ARS_RC_1.1, whole genome shotgun sequence, a genomic segment contains:
- the LOC123895006 gene encoding putative callose synthase 8: MSEIIVAEPIHFEQGESSTARQQHHHHHEYDYEYDNSMAITTNSVSSSSNGEQLQSGPFESERLPPVFGYEIQRFLRVANLLEREEPRVAYLCRVHAFVIAHNLDKNSSGRGVRQFKTSLLRRLEQDENATKRGGIGDIRELKRVYHVYRDYFARNNKAFDLEQSRREKLINARIIASVLFEVLKTVTNTPSNQALTEGNAIHKKTEFNILPLEQGGIQHAIMQQPEIKAAIAVIRNIRGLPPAQDFKKHGAFVDLFDFLQHCFGFQEANVANQREHLILLLANMQTRQTHHQTSVMKLGEGGVDELMRKFFKNYTTWCKFLERKSNIRLPFVKQEAQQYKILYIGLYLLIWGEAANLRFMPECLCYIFHHMSYEMHGVLSGAISLTTWEKVMPAYGNEPESFLNNVVTPIYNVIRKEVENSKGGTTDHSAWRNYDDLNEYFWSPDCFGIGWPMRDQDHDFFFVKTKDKPDFRKALVSPVQKIEKKKKKKKKMEKKVEEEETQETVEENQENDENPEKNERQWLGKTNFVEIRSFWQIFRSFDRMWSFYILSLQAIIIIACHDLGSPLQLLDAAVFEDIISIFITSAILKFIQAISDIAFTWKARYTMEHSQKVKLLVKLAFAIIWNIILSVCYANSRKKYCYNAKYGSLDQEWCFTSYMVAAAIYLTSNAAEVVLFVVPSMGKYIEVSNNKICKILAWWIQPRIYVGRGMQEDQLSVIKYTLFWISVLSCKFVFSYSFEIKPLIGPTRQIMKIGVRKYEWHELFPRVKYNAGAIVAVWSPVVMVYFMDTQIWYSVFCTIVGGVYGILHHLGEIRTQGMLRSRFDNLPAAFDVCLNPPSSKRGKKKRLGFLSNIFQKLPDEKNAIAKFVVIWNQIIGHLRLEDLISNREMDLMMMPVSSELFSGKVLWPIFLLANKFSTALTIAKDFEGKEEALVRKISKDKYMFYAVRECYQSLKYVLDILIVGSQEKRIIGDILSEIENSIEETTLLKNFNMKVLPALHVKVIELAELLIEGDKDNRHKVAKALLDMFELVTNDMMDDSRTLDTSHFPEQNECGFVYFRDDDQLFSSEEINSESFPFSNESCVHFPLPEGPLTEQIKRFHLLVTVKETAMDIPVNLDARRRISFFATSLFTDMPDAPKVHSMLPFSVITPHYMEDINFSMKELGSDKEQDSIIFYMQKIYPDEWTNFLERMCCDNRRSLEDENKSEELRSWASFRGQTLGRTVRGMMYYREALKLQAFLDMAEDEDILEGYETVEKGNRALFARLEALADMKYTYVVTCQSFALQKAMNDPRYRDTIELMTRYPSLRVSYVEEKEEIVQGRPPKVYYSKLVKVVNGFEQTIYQIKLPGPPQLGEGKPENQNNAIIFTRGEALQTIDMNQDNYLEEALKMRNLLQEFHKRQGRRPPTILGLREHIFTGSVSSLAWFMSYQETSFVTIGQRLLANPLRVRFHYGHPDVFDRVFHITRGGISKASKTINLSEDVFAGFNSTLRRGCISYHEYLQIGKGRDVSLNSISKFEAKVANGNSEQTISRDIFRLARQFDFFRMLSCYFTTIGFYFSSLISVLGIYVFLYGQLYLVLSGLERALIIEARIKNVQSLETALASQSFIQLGLLTGLPMMMEIGLERGFLTAFKDFVLMQLQLAAVFFTFSLGSKTHYYGRTILHGGAKYRPTGRKVVFHASFTENYRLYSRSHFVKAFELMLLLIVYNMFRKSYQSNMTYVLITYAIWFMSLTWLCAPFLFNPAGFSWTKAVDDWKEWNKWIRQQGGLGIHQDKSWHSWWYDEQAHLRRSSLFSRFAEILLSLRFFIYQYGLVYHLDITQQSKNLLVYVFSWLVILGIFLLVKVVNIGRNLLSANYQLGFRFFKAILFVAVLALIISLSIICQLSVSDLFVCCLAFMPTAWGLIQIAQAVRPKIEHTGIWDFTRALAREFDYGMGIVLFGPIAILAWLPIIKAFHARILFNEAFKRHLQIQPLLNAKKKKHRP; this comes from the exons ATGTCAGAGATTATTGTTGCAGAACCAATTCATTTTGAGCAAGGAGAATCATCAACAGCTagacaacaacatcatcatcatcatgaatATGATTATGAATATGATAATAGTATGGCTATTACTACAAATAGTGTGAGTAGTAGCAGCAATGGTGAACAGCTTCAATCAGGACCCTTTGAGAGTGAAAGGTTGCCACCTGTTTTTGGTTATGAGATTCAAAGGTTTCTTCGTGTTGCTAATTTGCTTGAAAGAGAGGAGCCTCGTGTTGCCTATCTTT GCCGAGTTCACGCCTTTGTGATTGCACACAACTTGGACAAGAATTCTAGTGGAAGAGGTGTTAGACAATTCAAAACTTCACTTCTTCGTAGACTTGAACAG GATGAAAATGCTACAAAAAGGGGTGGAATAGGCGATATTCGTGAACTTAAGCGAGTTTATCATGTCTACAGAGATTATTTTGCTCGAAATAACAAAGCATTTGATCTAGAACAAAG TCGTAGGGAGAAATTGATAAATGCAAGAATTATTGCTTCTGTTCTGTTTGAGGTCCTAAAAACGGTCACTAACACACCGAGTAATCAG GCACTTACTGAAGGAAATGCAATCCACAAAAAAACCGAGTTTAACATTCTTCCACTTGAGCAAGGAGGAATTCAGCATGCAATCATGCAGCAGCCTGAG ATTAAGGCTGCCATTGCAGTTATTCGCAACATTCGAGGTTTACCGCCGGCCCAAGATTTCAAAAAACATGGAGCCTTTgtagatttgtttgattttcttcAGCATTGTTTTGGATTCCAG GAAGCAAATGTGGCAAACCAAAGGGAACATCTGATTCTACTTCTAGCCAACATGCAGACTAGGCAAACTCACCACCAGACATCTGTTATGAAG TTAGGAGAAGGAGGTGTGGATGAATTGATGAGAAAGTTCTTCAAAAATTATACAACCTGGTGCAagtttttagaaagaaaaagcaATATCCG CTTACCTTTTGTAAAACAAGAAGCACaacaatataaaattttgtaCATTGGTCTTTACCTGCTCATATGGGGGGAGGCAGCTAATTTGCGGTTCATGCCAGAATGCCTCTGCTATATCTTTCACCAT ATGTCATATGAAATGCATGGAGTTTTAAGTGGTGCTATCAGCTTAACAACATGGGAAAAGGTCATGCCAGCATATGGAAACGAACCAGAATCTTTCCTTAATAATGTTGTCACACCTATATACAATGTTATAAGAAAG GAAGTTGAAAATAGCAAAGGTGGGACAACCGATCATTCTGCATGGAGAAACTATGATGATCTGAACGAATACTTCTG GTCTCCTGATTGTTTCGGAATCGGTTGGCCCATGCGTGATCAGGACcatgattttttctttgtaaaaacCAAAGATAAACCTGATTTCAGGAAGGCTCTTGTATCACCTGTTCAaaagatagaaaagaaaaagaagaagaaaaagaagatggaaaagaaggttgaagaagaagaaacacag GAAACTGTAGAGGAAAATCAGGAAAACGATGAAAATCCGGAAAAGAATGAACGGCAATGGCTAGGAAAGACAAATTTTGTAGAGATTCGTTCGTTTTGGCAAATTTTTAGAAGCTTTGATAGAATGTGGAGTTTTTATATTCTATCCCTTCAG GCCATAATAATCATTGCCTGTCATGACTTGGGATCACCACTTCAGTTGCTTGATGCCGCAGTATTTGAGGACATCATCAGCATCTTTATTACCTCAGCAATTCTTAAATTTATTCAAG CAATTTCAGACATTGCTTTTACTTGGAAAGCAAGATACACCATGGAACATTCACAAAAAGTGAAACTTCTGGTGAAGTTAGCATTTGCCATTATATGGAATATTATTCTTTCTGTGTGCTATGCtaattcaagaaaaaaatattgttataaCGCCAAGTATGGAAGTTTGGATCAAGAATGGTGCTTTACTTCTTATATGGTTGCTGCTGCAATATACTTGACAAGTAATGCAGCTGAAGTTGTGTTATTTGTTGTACCTTCTATGGGAAAATATATTGAGGTCTCTAATAACAAGATATGCAAAATTTTGGCTTGGTGGATTCAA CCAAGAATCTATGTTGGACGAGGGATGCAAGAAGACCAACTTTCTGTTATAAA GTACACATTGTTTTGGATATCGGTGTTATCGTGTAAATTTGTGTTCAGCTATAGTTTTGAG ATAAAACCACTCATAGGACCAACTAGACAGATAATGAAAATTGGTGTAAGAAAGTATGAATGGCATGAGCTTTTTCCAAGAG TCAAATATAATGCTGGTGCAATTGTTGCTGTGTGGAGCCCTGTAGTAATG GTATATTTTATGGACACACAAATTTGGTATTCTGTTTTCTGTACAATAGTTGGTGGAGTTTATGGAATTTTACATCACCTTGGTGAG ATAAGGACACAAGGAATGCTTAGAAGTAGATTTGACAACTTGCCAGCAGCATTTGATGTCTGTCTGAATCCACCGTCTTCTAAACGCggtaaaaagaaaagattagGTTTCCTCAGCAATATATTTCAAAAG CTTCCCGATGAAAAAAATGCTATTGCCAAATTTGTGGTGATATGGAATCAAATTATAGGCCATCTTCGTCTTGAAGACTTAATTAGTAACAG AGAAATGGATTTAATGATGATGCCTGTGTCTTCAGAATTGTTTTCCGGAAAGGTTCTTTGGCCTATTTTCCTCTTGGCAAACAAG TTTTCTACAGCTTTGACCATTGCTAAAGATTTTGAGGGAAAGGAAGAAGCTCTTGtcagaaaaatttcaaaagacaAATACATGTTTTATGCTGTAAGAGAGTGCTACCAGTCACTGAAATATGTTCTCGACATTCTTATCGTCGGTAGCCAGGAGAAAAG GATTATAGGCGATATACTAAGCGAAATTGAAAATAGTATCGAAGAAACAACTCTTCTTAAGAACTTCAATATGAAAGTTCTCCCAGCTCTACATGTTAAGGTCATTGAGCTAGCTGAACTTCTG ATTGAGGGAGATAAAGACAATCGGCACAAAGTTGCGAAGGCTTTACTCGATATGTTTGAGCTGGTAACAAATGATATGATGGATGATTCAAG AACATTGGATACGTCACACTTTCCCGAACAAAATGAGTGTGGCTTTGTCTATTTTAGAGATGATGATCAACTATTTTCCAGTGAGGAAATTAATAGTGAATCCTTTCCATTTTCTAATGAAAGTTGTGTCCATTTTCCCTTGCCAGAAGGTCCTTTGACAGAACAG ATCAAGCGATTTCATTTACTAGTTACCGTCAAAGAGACAGCAATGGACATACCTGTGAACTTAGATGCTCGTCGGCGCATATCATTCTTTGCTACTTCTCTGTTTACAGATATGCCAGATGCTCCAAAAGTGCATAGTATGCTGCCATTTAG TGTTATAACTCCACACTACATGGAAgacatcaatttttcaatgaagGAGCTTGGTTCAGATAAAGAACAGGACTCGATCATTTTTTACATGCAAAAGATATATCCAG atGAATGGACAAACTTTTTGGAACGAATGTGTTGCGATAACCGAAGGAGTTTAGAAGACGAAAACAAATCAGAAGAGCTTAGATCGTGGGCTTCGTTTAGGGGACAGACACTAGGCAGAACAGTTAGAGGGATGATGTACTACAGAGAAGCCTTAAAGTTACAAGCATTTCTTGACATGGCTGAAGATGAAG ATATTCTTGAAGGTTATGAGACGGTTGAAAAGGGTAACCGAGCATTATTTGCTCGTCTAGAAGCACTAGCAGACATGAAATACACTTATGTCGTTACCTGTCAATCATTTGCATTGCAAAAGGCGATGAATGATCCTCGTTATAGAGATACAATTGAATTAATGACAAG GTATCCGTCTCTTCGTGTTTCTTATGTCGAGGAAAAGGAGGAGATTGTTCAGGGTAGACCTCCTAAAGTATATTATTCTAAACTTGTTAAAGTTGTCAATGGTTTTGAACAG ACGATATATCAAATAAAACTTCCAGGTCCGCCACAACTTGGAGAAGGGAAGcctgaaaatcaaaacaatgcaATAATATTCACTCGTGGCGAAGCCCTCCAAACAATTGATATGAACCAA GATAATTACTTGGAAGAAGCTCTAAAAATGAGAAACCTTCTCCAAGAATTTCATAAGCGCCAAGGACGGAGGCCTCCTACAATACTTGGTTTAAGGGAACATATTTTCACAGGAAG TGTGTCGTCTCTGGCGTGGTTCATGTCATATCAGGAGACCAGCTTTGTCACTATTGGTCAAAGGCTTCTGGCTAATCCTCTCAG GGTGCGGTTCCATTACGGCCATCCAGATGTATTTGATAGAGTTTTCCATATTACAAGAGGAGGAATAAGCAAAGCATCTAAAACAATTAATTTGAGTGAAGATGTTTTTGCCG GATTTAATTCTACATTAAGAAGAGGGTGTATTTCCTACCACGAATACTTGCAAATTGGCAAAGGCCGCGATGTGAGTCTAAACTCGATTTCAAAATTTGAAGCTAAGGTAGCAAATGGAAACAGTGAGCAAACTATAAGTCGTGACATTTTCCGCCTTGCACGACAATTCGATTTTTTCAGGATGTTATCTTGTTATTTCACTACAATTGGATTTTACTTCAGCAGCTTG ATATCAGTACTAGGAATATACGTATTTCTCTACGGACAGTTATACCTAGTTCTTAGTGGATTAGAGAGAGCACTGATCATTGAAGCAAGAATCAAGAATGTACAGTCCTTAGAAACAGCTCTTGCATCTCAATCATTCATACAACTTGGACTTCTGACAGGCTTACCAATGATGATGGAAATAGGCCTTGAAAGAGGTTTCCTCACAGCCTTTAAAGATTTTGTCCTCATGCAGTTGCAGCTCGCCGCTGTTTTCTTCACCTTCTCCCTTGGATCAAAAACACATTACTATGGTAGAACAATTTTGCACGGAGGTGCGAAATACAGACCGACCGGACGCAAAGTTGTCTTCCATGCTAGCTTCACTGAAAACTATAGATTATATTCGAGAAGTCACTTTGTAAAGGCGTTCGAGCTAATGCTGCTATTGATTGTTTATAACATGTTCAGGAAATCTTATCAAAGTAACATGACATATGTGTTGATAACTTACGCGATTTGGTTCATGTCTTTGACTTGGTTGTGTGCGCCTTTTCTTTTCAACCCTGCTGGATTCAGCTGGACAAAGGCGGTAGATGATTGGAAAGAGTGGAATAAGTGGATTAGGCAACAAGGTGGATTGGGAATCCATCAGGATAAAAGTTGGCATTCTTGGTGGTATGATGAACAAGCTCATCTTCGTCGATCGAGTCTTTTTTCAAGGTTTGCCGAGATATTGCTTTCTCTTCGTTTCTTTATCTATCAGTATGGTTTGGTCTATCACCTTGACATCACTCAGCAAAGCAAAAACTTGCTGGTTTATGTCTTTTCATGGCTTGTTATTCTTGGAATTTTCCTCTTGGTGAAG GTTGTTAACATAGGAAGGAACCTACTTAGTGCTAATTATCAACTTGGATTCAGATTTTTCAAAGCAATCCTATTTGTGGCTGTTCTTGCCCTCATCATTTCTCTTTCAATCATATGTCAACTCTCAGTGTCAGACCTTTTTGTTTGCTGTCTGGCATTCATGCCAACTGCATGGGGGCTAATACAG ATTGCACAAGCTGTAAGGCCAAAAATAGAGCATACAGGAATATGGGACTTCACACGTGCACTTGCAAGAGAATTTGACTATGGAATGGGAATAGTACTTTTTGGACCTATAGCTATATTGGCATGGTTACCAATTATTAAAGCCTTTCATGCTCGTATCCTTTTCAATGAAGCATTCAAAAGGCACTTGCAAATTCAACCACTTCTCAAtgcaaagaagaagaagcatagACCTTGA
- the LOC123896428 gene encoding pentatricopeptide repeat-containing protein At3g14580, mitochondrial produces the protein MPNYGTWPSSKTFNFVLNLLVNNKLYDTVLDVYLSATKLGFEIDACCLNIMIKGLCKRGELEGAFKVFDEFPKLGIQRNERTFCTLMHGLCEKGMVDEAFELLERMQKEKICVDVMVFNVLINGLRKKGKIDEAIEILEVVMMRNGCYPNESSYQHVLYGLIDFKRFEEGKRVVEKMILKGFVPSYDSFKGLVLGFCREGLVEEVDWGVKGMVRMGFVPRMGMWRQIVKCVVVSKDHVCVSLDGILYDDL, from the coding sequence ATGCCGAATTACGGTACATGGCCTAGTTCTaaaacatttaattttgttCTTAATTTGTTGGTTAATAATAAGCTGTATGATACTGTTTTGGATGTTTATTTGTCTGCTACTAAATTAGGGTTTGAGATTGATGCTTGTTGTCTTAATATTATGATTAAAGGATTGTGTAAACGAGGTGAGTTAGAAGGTGCATTTAAGGTGTTTGATGAATTTCCTAAGTTAGGTATTCAAAGAAATGAGAGAACTTTTTGTACTTTGATGCATGGGTTATGTGAGAAGGGGATGGTTGATGAAGCTTTTGAGTTGTTGGAGAGAATGCAAAAGGAGAAGATTTGTGTTGATGTtatggtttttaatgttttgatTAATGGGTTGAGGAAAAAAGGGAAAATTGATGAAGCTATTGAAATTTTGGAAGTTGTGATGATGAGGAATGGGTGTTATCCTAATGAAAGTTCTTATCAACATGTTTTGTATGGGTTGATTGATTTCAAGAGATTTGAGGAAGGTAAAAGGGTTGTTGAGAAGATGATTTTGAAGGGGTTTGTTCCAAGTTATGATTCTTTTAAAGGTTTGGTTTTGGGGTTTTGTAGAGAGGGGTTGGTTGAGGAAGTTGATTGGGGTGTTAAGGGCATGGTTAGGATGGGTTTTGTTCCTAGGATGGGGATGTGGAGACAGATTGTTAAGTGTGTTGTTGTGTCTAAAGATCATGTTTGTGTTTCTTTGGATGGGATTTTGTATGATGATTTATGA
- the LOC123895005 gene encoding C2 domain-containing protein At1g53590-like: MDITEVSILHHVGIVLLCLWLLSTFNCCYVVFYFVALIYLYHVHERYVTRLRKKLQFEERKQSNQRRVLSDSESVRWLNHAVENIWPICMEQIASQKILLPIIPWFLEKYKPWTAKEAIVQHLYLGRNPPLITDMRVLRQTDDDHLVLELGMNFLTADDMSAILAVKLRKRLGFGMTAKLHITGMHVEGKVLVGVKFLKTWPFLSRLRVCFVEPPYFQMTVKPIFTHGLDVTELPGIAGWLDKLLSIAFEQTLVEPNMLVVDVEKFVSPEQEPWFKVDEKDPVAYAKIEIVEAADMKPSDLNGFADPYIKGHLGGYRFRTKIQKKTLAPKWQEEFRIPIITWDSNNVLVIEVRDKDRFYDDILGDCSLNINDFRDGQKYDKWLPLQNVKMGRLHLRITVFEDKEKEADTTCEPETIDFEEKKDSFVNETTNKGSFSSVSSEKSPKVADNFEPINIEGQQETGVWVHHPGNEVCQTWEPRKGKNRRLDTEIRGEPNDISDNCNNSTVSGSLNNDSSSPDDNAEDKHRMKTVRKGLHKIGSVFRRSQKKYDRSDSIPEDVPSPHDNIRSVNASKGVGVKFVMDDSIGGFPIGKIQVDGGSPEWSGSGPDSPAKRDVKDMAKNIYKHAEKSARSLKHVLSRKTRKSKSDSAAAVEEIDNESDSSDDESSLSVQSPIDERTPVYSQAIPPSNISSPKSNLNPQVIARSNIGSPKSNLNEVYNAPSNIKPENAWSPERSVEEVKSGEDELVKEEIVADKKVVVSSIAE; this comes from the exons ATGGATATAACAGAAGTTTCAATCTTGCATCATGTTGGAATCGTCTTACTTTGTCTCTGGTTGCTTTCTACATTCAATTGTTGCTATGTTGTGTTTTACTTTGTGGCTTTGATCTATCTTTATCAT gttcatgaacgTTATGTTACAAGGTTAAGGAAGAAGTTGCAGTTTGAAGAGAGGAAACAATCTAATCAAAGAAGG GTGCTTTCTGATTCTGAATCAGTTCGGTGGTTGAACCATGCAGTTGAGAACATATGGCCTATATGTATGGAACAGATTGCATCTCAAAAGATTTTACTCCCTATCATACCTTGGTTCTTAGAGAAGTACAAACCTTGGACTGCT AAAGAAGCTATTGTTCAGCACCTATACTTGGGAAGAAATCCACCTTTGATTACTGATATGAGGGTACTTCGCCAGACTGATGATGACCACTTG GTTCTGGAGTTAGGAATGAATTTTCTCACGGCTGATGATATGAGTGCAATACTTGCTGTAAAACTAAGAAAAAGATTGGGCTTCGGGATGACAGCTAAGCTGCATATAACGGGAATGCATGTTGAAGGGAAG GTCTTGGTAGGGGTAAAGTTTCTCAAGACATGGCCATTTCTTAGTCGTTTGCGTGTATGCTTTGTTGAGCCTCCATATTTTCAGATGACTGTCAAACCTATTTTTACTCATGGGCTTGATGTGACAGAACTTCCAGGAATTGCTGGCTGGCTT GATAAGCTTCTGTCCATTGCTTTTGAACAGACCCTTGTTGAG CCCAATATGCTGGTTGTTGATGTTGAGAAATTTGTATCACCAGAACAAG AGCCTTGGTTTAAAGTGGATGAGAAGGACCCTGTCGCTTatgcaaaaatagaaattgtcGAGGCAGCTGACATGAAACCATCAGATCTAAATG GATTTGCTGATCCTTACATCAAAGGTCATTTGGGTGGATATAGATTCAGGACAAAGATACAAAAGAAAACACTTGCTCCAAAATGGCAAGAGGAATTTAGAATTCCCATCATAACATGGGATTCTAACAATGTGCTTGTTATTGAAGTTCGTGACAAGGACCGTTTCTATGACGATATTCTTGG GGACTGTTCTTTGAACATCAATGATTTTAGGGATGggcaaaaatatgataagtgGCTGCCACTACAGAATGTAAAAATGGGGAGGTTGCATTTGCGAATAACAGTTTTTGAAGATAAGGAAAAG GAAGCTGATACTACATGCGAGCCGGAAACGATAGactttgaggaaaaaaaagatTCTTTTGTAAATGAGACCACCAACAAAGGTTCTTTCTCATCCGTTTCGTCTGAAAAATCACCAAAAGTAGCAGACAACTTTGAGCCTATCAATATTGAAGGGCAACAGGAGACCGGAGTTTGGGTCCACCACCCAGGAAATGAAGTTTGCCAAACTTGGGAGCCAAGAAAAGGGAAGAATCGACGCCTCGACACAGAAATTCGCGGGGAGCCTAATGATATATCTGACAACTGTAATAATTCAACTGTATCTGGATCCTTGAACAATGACAGTAGCAGTCCTGATGATAATGCCGAAGATAAGCATCGAATGAAAACAGTTAGGAAAGGCCTGCATAAAATCGGTTCCGTATTTCGTAGGAGTCAGAAAAAGTATGACAGATCGGATTCTATCCCTGAAGACGTTCCATCTCCACATGATAATATTAGGTCAGTAAATGCTTCTAAAGGGGTCGGTGTGAAGTTTGTTATGGATGATAGTATTGGTGGCTTTCCGATTGGTAAGATTCAGGTAGACGGTGGGTCACCGGAATGGAGCGGTAGCGGTCCTGATAGCCCAGCAAAGAGAGACGTCAAGGACATGGCAAAGAATATTTATAAACACGCTGAAAAATCTGCTCGTAGCTTAAAACATGTTCTTTCTCGTAAAACAAGGAAATCTAAAAGTGATTCAGCAGCTGCAGTTGAAGAAATAGACAATGAATCTGACTCTTCTGATGATGAATCATCTCTTTCAGTTCAGTCGCCGATAGATGAAAGAACTCCAGTTTATTCACAGGCTATTCCTCCAAGTAACATTAGTTCCCCAAAATCCAATTTGAACCCCCAGGTTATTGCTCGAAGTAACATTGGTTCTCCAAAATCCAATTTGAACGAGGTTTATAATGCTCCATCTAACATCAAGCCTGAAAATGCATGGTCCCCTGAAAGATCTGTTGAAGAAGTTAAGTCTGGTGAAGATGAACTTGTTAAAGAGGAAATTGTGGCAGATAAAAAGGTTGTTGTTAGCAGTATTGCTGAGTGA